In Deltaproteobacteria bacterium, the sequence GCAACAGTGGCTTGACAGCAAGGTCGGATCCCCCATGGCCGCCGTCATGGGTGCCTACCTCGACTCCTCGGGCATTGAAAAAGTGGATCGGTATCACCTGCGCCTCCATCTGACCCGGCCGGAACTGGCCCTTCCCGAGCATCTGTTCTACTATCCGGCCGTCATTTTGAATCACCGCACCTTCGAAGGCGATTTCATGAAAGCCCCCCATGGGACCGGCCCTTTCACCCTCGACACCTTCGAGGAAGGCAATCGCTGCGTTCTGAAAAAACGCATGAACTACTGGCAGCCCGGTCTTCCCTTCCTGAACGAGTTGGAATTCGTGCACCTGGGATTTGATGCCGCAACCCGTATCCAGGCACTCCAAAAGGGCGAGGTCGACATCGCCGACCTGAGCGGAACCGACGAACTCGACACCTTTTCCATGCTGAAGGCGGATCGCCATATTCGTATCGAACCGGTAGCCACCGCCCGGGTGAACGTGCTGCGCATGCGCGTGGACCGGGAGCCATGGCACGACAACAGGGTGCGCCGGGCACTCAAACTTTGCCAGTACCGTAGAAAAATCCTGCTCCTCGCCGGTATGCAAGAGGGGAGTGTGGGCCGGGACTGCCATGTCTACCCCGGCCATCCGGAGTATTGCCGCAAACCCGACATTCCGTACGACCCCCGCGAGGCCCGTACGCTTCTCAGGGATGCGGGCTACGCCGACGGCCTCGACGTTACCCTGACCATCGGCGACGATTGGCCGGACATTAAAAACTACGCCGAAATTCTCAAGCAGGATGCGGCCGAAGCGGGCTTCAGAATCCGGATCGAAAAAATATCCAACAAAAATTACAGGCAATCCTTCACGGAAATCGATTTGGGAATCACCCCCTGGGCACACCGCCCTCTGGGAACCATGGCTCTCAACCTGGCCTACACGGCGAATGCCGACGGAACCCCCACGCCCCTGAATGAAACCCGCTGGGTGGACGAGGAGTTCTCGCGGCTGCTGGCCGAAGCCAGCGTCACCCTGGAGGTGGAGAAACGCCGCAGAATTTTCTGCAGACTCGAGGACATCCAGACGGAAAGAGGCAGCATCGGGATTGCCTGGTGGCAAAACCGATGGAACGGCGTCCTCAAAAACGTTCAGGGGTTTCAATCTCACCCCAGCGGCTACCTGATCCTGGACCGGGTGTGGGTAAAAAAGTAGATACCCGGGCCCATAGCACCCGGCACTGGCAACCCCCTGGAAGGGGGCTTGGGCGCTTGATTATTGGACATTGCAGATAGCGGGCTGTGAGCTACGTGCTATCAGCGATGAGCTTTCCCATGGAATCCTTGAACCTGTTTACATGAGTGACGGCCGCCGTGACCACGAAAAATCTTGTCCAACAGATGCAGCACCGGGCCCAGGCCGTGCAGGCCGTTGTTCGGCGTATAAGCGACCGGCAGGCGGCCTTTCGATATGCCCTGGATCTGACCCTTGCGAGGGGCGGCCGCGGGATGGCGGTAGCGGGGTTTGAGGGTGGATGGGTGGAAGCTCGACGCCCGGCATGCACGGCGGCAGGAATCGAGCTCCTGGATACCGCTTTCAGGGACCACGCTGAAAACCTCCACACCGCGCTGACACCGGCGGACTGGGGGATTGCCGACACGGGCACCCTGGTAATCGACAGCGCCAGCGAGGATCTCCGCCTTGCGACCATGCTGGCCGAAGTCCACGTCGCCCTGCTGCCCGTTTCGAAAATCCGCCCGGATGCAGCGTCTCTGGAAACGCTTCTGGATACGGCGCTCAAGTCGGCCGCCCCGTCCTATCTGGCCTTCATCACCGGGGCCAGCCGGACCGCCGACATTGAACGGGTGCTGGCCATCGGTGTTCACGGTCCGCGGGAACTGCACATCCTTTTGATGGAATAAAATCGTACTGCTTCTTTGTGAAACGCACGGTGGTTGCCGTAAAAAAAATGACCATAAAAACCGCTCAGAATATCAGATCGTACAAGCAGCAGCTCAGGGAAGCACTGCGGGATCAATTCCTCCGTACGGCCCTGGGGAACTTCAACGCCGCCTATCGCGAAAACCGCCCCGGGGTATTCGCGGATATCGATTTCGAGAGTATTAAAAGGGAAATCGCCGGGGCCAAGGACGCCCTCCTGCCCCGGCTGCCGGAACTGTACCGGGCGTTTAAAGAACGCGCCGAAGAGGCCGGCGCCCACGTGCACGTGGCACAAGACGCCCTCGGCGCCAATCGCATT encodes:
- a CDS encoding lactate utilization protein, with the translated sequence MTTKNLVQQMQHRAQAVQAVVRRISDRQAAFRYALDLTLARGGRGMAVAGFEGGWVEARRPACTAAGIELLDTAFRDHAENLHTALTPADWGIADTGTLVIDSASEDLRLATMLAEVHVALLPVSKIRPDAASLETLLDTALKSAAPSYLAFITGASRTADIERVLAIGVHGPRELHILLME
- a CDS encoding ABC transporter substrate-binding protein; this translates as MESRKAHVHPRIHDLRHELEKGSLTRRQFLRYSTLLGFSAAASAHLLQALRPRKAAAAAYGGKLKVSGILGRIEHPARSKWMAPSQLVRNIAEYLTYTDADNITRPYLLEDWEASDDLKTWALHLRKGIFFNNAQEMTADDVVFSMQQWLDSKVGSPMAAVMGAYLDSSGIEKVDRYHLRLHLTRPELALPEHLFYYPAVILNHRTFEGDFMKAPHGTGPFTLDTFEEGNRCVLKKRMNYWQPGLPFLNELEFVHLGFDAATRIQALQKGEVDIADLSGTDELDTFSMLKADRHIRIEPVATARVNVLRMRVDREPWHDNRVRRALKLCQYRRKILLLAGMQEGSVGRDCHVYPGHPEYCRKPDIPYDPREARTLLRDAGYADGLDVTLTIGDDWPDIKNYAEILKQDAAEAGFRIRIEKISNKNYRQSFTEIDLGITPWAHRPLGTMALNLAYTANADGTPTPLNETRWVDEEFSRLLAEASVTLEVEKRRRIFCRLEDIQTERGSIGIAWWQNRWNGVLKNVQGFQSHPSGYLILDRVWVKK
- a CDS encoding (Fe-S)-binding protein encodes the protein MTIKTAQNIRSYKQQLREALRDQFLRTALGNFNAAYRENRPGVFADIDFESIKREIAGAKDALLPRLPELYRAFKERAEEAGAHVHVAQDALGANRI